From the genome of Rhinatrema bivittatum chromosome 11, aRhiBiv1.1, whole genome shotgun sequence:
TGAAGCTTCCAGCTCAGGAGAGAGGGCAGCATCATGAGTGACCTTTCCAGTGGAAGGGCTCTCTTGTAACTTTCATATAAATATGTCAGAAAGACCGTgccaagggaggaggaggagagcagcctTTGCCAATAACTCTGGGCTGGACTATTCCTGGGGGCAGGCTGGAGGTGGTGCAGGAAGCTGGGGGGGGCAGGCTCTGGGCTGGAGAAGGGGAGGCTCAGCTGGTTTGGAGGACTGGCTCTTGGAGGTGCGATGTGATGCAGAAAGTAGACTGAGGCACAGAGATCTTTAAAGGGCCAGATGTTCAGCACCTGCACAGAAGATTGCACTTCTGCATTGATGTTTGACTTTTTCTGATATGAGTCATCGGTTGCCCTGTGAAAGAATGAGGGGAAACATTAATCACAGGAAGGGCCTTAATGGGTTAACTCAATGGcaccttcttcttcttttctttgtacTCTTGGCTATGTCCTGCTATTTGATGGCTCCGGTATGAGATCTTCATTATGGCAAAATCCAATGTAAGTGCAAGCCACAGGCTTCTTTCACCCCATAGCCAAAGGACCCAATTGAAGTTGCTCTGATTCTAAGATAAAAAGGGTATGACTTGATTTAATGTTCCATTTTATGCTTCTCGCGCTGCCTGAGCTACGCTCATTGTTTATTGGGGCTGAGAATTAGGATGAAGTTCAAGTTATCAGAACCTGAATGCGTTCCGGTGAATACCAGAACGTCTCAGCCACaataatgcaaagaaatgcattgTGTCCAGGATAATTCCAGACACTGCGGTTTGGGCATTATTGTCAAAAGAAAGAAATCCTGATCCAGCAGCTAAAAATGTTGCTGATGTAATTTGCAATCTGCACGTTTGCTAtattaaagtgtgtgtgtggcacaATAAATTGTGGAATTAGCTGAGTTTCCTACCAAGCCCTGAACTTCTGCTTTTTCCATAGACGTTGCCTTTACCCCCAGATTTCACAGACACTGCACAGTTTCTTGTAAAGCAGAGCAGAGTCTGATTCACTATATTACCAGTATATACAAATGGACTGGCAGGAGCccacaaatagaaataaaaaatacagtTGCTGAAATATGAATCTTGAAAAATCATCCTAGATTTCTTTTTTCAGTAAGTCACTGACTTGGGAAAAGAGAGGGCTCCAAGGGGCCCTCTGTCAGTAATTGCTTGGGCCAAGCTTGCTCCGATGGGATATTATAACTTGATTATATTTTCCTAAAAGCTGAGTACATGCACTCAAAAAGAGGGGTCACTGGGTATCGGTGTCTATCAAGGGCTGATTTAGATAGAAATGGTTATTTCTGCTTCTCTGCTATCTACAGTCACATGAGTACCTTGTTGAAAGAGGTTTTAAGGAGTTTTAAGCCACAAAAGGCACTACTCAatcataatttttctttttaaatgcaaGATCTTATTCTGCACTATGGATGGTGCACGCGTTCTGAGTATTATCTGCATAACATAGAAGATGCTAAACTACATCCAAGTGTAGTACTCACAACCTATGCCTAGGCATAATGAATGCTGCTGTCCCCTTGTCTCTTCACAGAGCGGCAGACAATTGGGTGATGAGTGAAAAGAAAATGGGGCTGTTCAGTTCTGTGCTACCCTGAGATAAATTAATTTCATGTAATAACGGAAGGTAAGCAGCTGATGAGTTAACATGATATCCTCATGCAGTCATTTATAAGAATAAACTTTGCTGTTTTATTCTGAGGGCGTTTCTACCGACACATGCTGTGATGCGCATATGAACACAATATTAAAGAAAAAGCTTGCCTCAGACTAGGGAAGCGACTGTCATAGTTTTTGGTTTGCTGCTTGAATTAAACATATTTTTGTTTAGAGTTAGCACTGCTAGCTCGGCTCAGTGGCTTTTCATGAACTCCAAAGGGATGGCTAGCCAAATCTGTTGGTGAGTAGGTGCCTTGGGGTGATTGCTCCAGAGCAGCATTGTTTCTGCTCTGCATTGCCAGGTGATGTTCCATGGTGAAATTGGTCCAGTTCTGTTCACTCGATAACTTGATACAGGCTGGTGCTGAAGGATGGTTTTCTGTAATGGGAAGGCAGCAGCAGGGGTCATCAGGAAACGATTTGGTTGAACCCTCAGATAATTTCTGTGGGAAGCTGTTGAGATCTCTTGGAGGTGAGCTAGGTGGACCCTTCTTCACATTGTGAAGCATGCACTTGCAAACAAGGTGGACAAGTTCCATCAGGTTGAGAAGGAGTGAAACCAGAGACACCACCATCATGAAGAGGATGAAGATGGTCTTCTCTGTGGGGCGGGAGTTGAAGCAGTCCACTTTGTGGGGGCATGGATccctttcacatacatacactggGGCCATCATAAAGCCATACAAATACCACTGTCCAAGCAGAAAGCCAGCTTCAAACAAACTTTTGAAGATGACACTTACGGTATAAGTCAACATCAAGGCACCCTGGATCTTGACTTTGCCATC
Proteins encoded in this window:
- the LOC115100955 gene encoding gap junction alpha-4 protein-like, giving the protein MGDWGFLEKLLDQVQEHSTAIGKVWLMVLFIFRILILGLAGESVWGDEQSEFLCNTKQPGCINVCYDKAFPISHVRFWVLQFLFVSTPTLVYLGHVIYLSRQDEKLKQRESNLRALQTKDLQVDVQIAGIEKKLSKICMQEDGKVKIQGALMLTYTVSVIFKSLFEAGFLLGQWYLYGFMMAPVYVCERDPCPHKVDCFNSRPTEKTIFILFMMVVSLVSLLLNLMELVHLVCKCMLHNVKKGPPSSPPRDLNSFPQKLSEGSTKSFPDDPCCCLPITENHPSAPACIKLSSEQNWTNFTMEHHLAMQSRNNAALEQSPQGTYSPTDLASHPFGVHEKPLSRASSANSKQKYV